The Methanoculleus marisnigri JR1 genome window below encodes:
- a CDS encoding fasciclin domain-containing protein, whose amino-acid sequence MQTNCALFITVLAIGAAVLICGCTGLPGDDVQNQTNETPSETPAGANLTIAKMLARDGNFSAFNRALGAAGLKGTLAGPGPYTVFAPTDEAFDLIPETMMEELFDDPKGNLAETLLYHMAPGSYTAAEIAASDTVPTVQGNPITVDAAGESVTVDGARMIRADIPAANGVIHAIDAVMIPPDVTLSPTNETPANVTANTTG is encoded by the coding sequence ATGCAAACCAATTGCGCGTTGTTCATAACCGTTCTGGCTATCGGAGCGGCGGTTCTCATCTGCGGCTGCACGGGCCTGCCGGGAGACGACGTCCAGAACCAGACGAACGAAACACCTTCCGAAACGCCGGCCGGCGCAAATCTGACAATCGCCAAGATGCTGGCCCGGGACGGCAACTTCTCGGCGTTCAACCGCGCGCTCGGTGCCGCCGGACTCAAGGGGACGCTCGCCGGGCCGGGCCCCTACACCGTCTTTGCGCCGACGGACGAGGCCTTTGACCTGATTCCGGAGACCATGATGGAAGAACTCTTCGACGATCCGAAGGGCAACCTCGCGGAGACCCTGCTCTACCACATGGCTCCGGGGAGTTATACGGCGGCCGAGATCGCCGCAAGCGACACCGTTCCAACCGTTCAGGGCAATCCAATCACCGTCGACGCCGCCGGTGAGAGCGTGACGGTGGACGGTGCACGGATGATCCGGGCAGATATTCCGGCCGCGAACGGCGTCATCCACGCCATCGATGCGGTCATGATCCCGCCGGACGTGACCCTGTCGCCGACGAACGAGACCCCCGCAAACGTGACGGCGAACACGACCGGGTGA
- a CDS encoding bifunctional RecB family nuclease/DEAD/DEAH box helicase, with amino-acid sequence MPRFNLSPSLIGRFFYHDCERHLRYHATPEQERAGAGIPAAAIDTSPVTRALLDAGIRWEEEVIRTKLAGRVRLPDGAGPISGRSFSIEESFNLFPGLSPGEAIYQTTIPVSIHFLKSYDLDPRMHRFSPCRPDLVRVDEEGRLQIIDIKASEELSVSHRIQATLYALILEHALDLLGLDLRVDRNRAGIWLYGEDEPEPFDLNLNIRVIEDFFRHRLPGILTAPPGDVPWHLTSRCESCEFYHHCRAEAEDSSSVSQIPGLSPIGRRYLREAPWDGGLSINALSDLEAFLRDPESDGCLDNCGSLAGQGDRLRATVRALTTGEVVSLAATSLALPVYEDIAVVLTLQKDPVSGRIYALGFRRSRGKAVYGTPSHEEIFVAADPGDCTRVRREFVRALAAELEAVDEYNRGRDWAEQESVQTYVYDTYEEELFTRLLEEALDDPVTAEDALRLRFYYQDPGIALGSSHPSTSVPFPVVVLTREIRRLLALPVPFTLRLPEVLAAIPSSRFAYRLDPSSLFWNEHGNAMKSDAIIMAWHGKRPEATDWIRQEVSRRLLAAGSVLDGLRERTKERLVRWAEKFRFPGSWDAATPEISRLLFIAEYESTMGARRVQELRSRPWAARVRDGISIPLKKSEGNFWKVLAPLDLSLFEQSRAFSHLLVPDGEAGEEAERAFDDLRYRSSPNPGNSGVCFARVRDTIVDRTAGEVRGLVLEVTHPRDHAPFSEGDLAVLHPRFTDFTVPRYVDRLLALDEQPENAFIRLLRDPRGFAAPIPEPGEVVTDAGRLARDAGFTRSQNAAFSHVTENRLTLVWGPPGTGKTHFLATAILSLVKARRAHGERIRVGVAAFTHAAVENLLVKVQASVDAFGLTAGLPIYKLRDIRTAGGERSLEVLPHDRAETVVGYPALLLGGTVHGFAKLEKSLPSLDLLIVDEASQMRAAELAMVLPMLGQGGRLVLAGDDLQLPPVVQGAYPAPVDGLPGLEDSVFAYLRHRDDPGRPVYTCQLQENWRMNRTLSRFPAETLYGTGYASATDAIAAQQLALAPGSPLEEWMEWVLDPAYPLVLCVLEGVRTTVENRVEAALAARLAGTLRERLLDPGSGERYPATEDGDYRFWRHGLFIVSPHHAQIGAIKNSLAGVRDWKYPPFVDTVDKMQGQEAESAIISYGVSDVETALREAEFIYSRNRLNVSLTRSRAKCVVFLPRPLLEPPLDLVQNEKAAEGLRQMLDLQEFCRAHGDTRTFDLDGEEGVRLTVMRARVE; translated from the coding sequence ATGCCACGCTTCAACCTCAGCCCGTCGCTCATCGGCCGGTTCTTCTACCACGACTGCGAACGCCACCTCCGCTACCACGCGACCCCGGAGCAGGAGCGCGCCGGAGCCGGCATCCCGGCGGCCGCGATCGACACGAGCCCGGTGACGCGAGCCCTCCTCGATGCCGGCATCCGGTGGGAGGAGGAGGTGATCCGGACGAAACTCGCGGGCAGGGTCCGGCTCCCGGACGGGGCCGGGCCGATTTCGGGGCGGTCGTTCTCCATCGAAGAGAGTTTTAACCTCTTCCCCGGGCTCTCGCCGGGTGAGGCAATCTACCAGACGACCATCCCGGTCTCGATCCACTTCCTGAAGAGCTACGATCTTGACCCCAGGATGCACCGGTTCTCCCCCTGCCGCCCGGATCTCGTCAGGGTCGATGAAGAAGGTCGCCTGCAGATCATCGACATCAAGGCAAGCGAAGAACTCAGCGTCAGCCACCGGATCCAGGCGACGCTGTATGCCCTGATCCTCGAGCACGCCCTGGACCTGCTCGGGCTCGATCTCCGGGTCGACCGGAACCGGGCGGGGATCTGGCTTTACGGGGAGGACGAACCGGAACCCTTCGATCTAAACCTCAACATACGGGTGATCGAGGACTTCTTCCGCCACCGCCTCCCGGGTATCCTCACCGCCCCACCGGGGGACGTGCCCTGGCACCTCACCTCGCGGTGCGAGTCCTGCGAGTTCTACCACCATTGCCGCGCAGAGGCGGAAGATTCCTCCTCGGTCTCGCAGATCCCGGGGCTCTCGCCCATCGGGCGGCGCTACCTGCGGGAGGCGCCTTGGGACGGCGGGCTCTCGATCAATGCGCTCTCCGACCTGGAGGCGTTCCTCCGTGACCCGGAGAGCGACGGCTGCCTTGACAACTGCGGGTCGCTCGCCGGCCAGGGCGACCGCCTGCGGGCGACCGTCCGGGCACTCACCACAGGGGAAGTCGTTTCGCTCGCCGCGACCTCGCTCGCACTCCCCGTCTACGAGGATATCGCCGTCGTCCTGACGCTCCAGAAAGACCCCGTATCCGGCCGGATATACGCCCTCGGGTTCCGGCGGAGCAGAGGCAAAGCCGTCTACGGGACGCCCTCGCACGAAGAAATCTTCGTCGCGGCGGATCCCGGCGACTGCACCCGGGTGCGCCGGGAGTTCGTCCGGGCGCTCGCCGCGGAACTCGAGGCCGTCGACGAATACAACCGGGGCCGCGACTGGGCCGAACAGGAGTCGGTGCAGACCTACGTCTACGACACCTACGAGGAGGAACTCTTCACCCGGCTGCTCGAAGAGGCGCTCGACGACCCCGTGACCGCCGAGGACGCTCTCCGGTTGCGGTTCTACTACCAGGATCCCGGCATCGCTCTCGGGTCGAGCCACCCGAGCACGTCCGTCCCCTTCCCGGTCGTCGTCCTGACACGGGAGATCCGGCGACTGCTCGCGCTTCCCGTCCCGTTCACGCTCCGCCTGCCCGAGGTTCTCGCGGCAATCCCCTCCTCCCGGTTCGCGTACCGGCTCGACCCAAGCTCCCTCTTCTGGAACGAGCACGGCAACGCCATGAAGAGCGACGCCATCATCATGGCCTGGCACGGGAAACGGCCGGAGGCTACGGACTGGATCCGGCAGGAGGTCTCGCGCCGCCTGCTCGCCGCGGGGAGCGTCCTCGACGGACTCCGCGAACGAACGAAGGAGAGACTCGTGCGGTGGGCGGAGAAGTTCCGGTTCCCGGGTTCGTGGGACGCCGCGACGCCCGAGATATCCCGCCTTCTCTTCATCGCGGAGTACGAGTCGACCATGGGCGCCCGTCGGGTGCAGGAGCTGCGGAGCAGGCCGTGGGCTGCAAGGGTCCGTGACGGCATCAGCATCCCCCTCAAGAAGAGCGAGGGGAACTTCTGGAAGGTGCTCGCCCCCCTGGATCTCTCGCTCTTTGAGCAGTCGCGGGCGTTCAGTCACCTCCTCGTGCCGGACGGCGAGGCGGGCGAGGAGGCGGAACGGGCGTTCGACGACCTCCGCTACCGGAGCAGCCCAAACCCCGGGAACAGCGGGGTCTGCTTCGCAAGAGTCCGCGACACCATCGTCGACCGGACGGCCGGGGAGGTCAGGGGGCTCGTGCTGGAGGTGACCCACCCCCGCGACCACGCACCCTTCTCCGAGGGCGATCTCGCGGTGCTGCACCCCCGGTTCACGGACTTCACCGTCCCGCGCTACGTCGACCGCCTCCTCGCCCTGGACGAGCAGCCGGAGAACGCCTTCATCCGCCTCCTCCGCGACCCGCGGGGGTTCGCCGCACCGATCCCCGAGCCCGGAGAGGTCGTCACCGACGCCGGACGGCTCGCCCGCGATGCCGGGTTCACGAGAAGCCAGAATGCAGCGTTCTCCCACGTGACGGAGAACCGCCTGACCCTGGTCTGGGGGCCGCCCGGGACAGGGAAGACGCATTTCCTCGCGACGGCGATCCTCTCGCTCGTCAAAGCCCGGCGGGCGCACGGGGAGCGGATCCGGGTGGGGGTTGCGGCGTTCACCCACGCGGCCGTCGAGAACCTGCTCGTCAAGGTGCAGGCGTCGGTCGACGCGTTCGGCCTTACTGCAGGCCTTCCGATCTACAAACTGAGGGATATCCGGACGGCCGGCGGGGAGCGGAGCCTCGAGGTGCTGCCCCACGACCGGGCCGAGACCGTCGTCGGCTACCCGGCCCTCCTCCTCGGCGGGACGGTGCACGGTTTCGCAAAACTCGAGAAGTCCCTCCCGTCCCTCGATCTCCTGATCGTCGACGAAGCGTCGCAGATGCGGGCGGCGGAACTCGCGATGGTGCTCCCGATGCTCGGCCAGGGCGGAAGGCTCGTCCTCGCGGGAGACGACCTCCAGCTCCCGCCGGTCGTCCAGGGGGCGTATCCGGCACCGGTTGACGGTCTCCCCGGGCTCGAAGACTCCGTCTTCGCCTACCTCCGGCACCGCGACGACCCCGGCCGCCCCGTCTACACCTGCCAGCTCCAGGAGAACTGGCGGATGAACCGCACCCTCTCGCGGTTCCCGGCGGAGACGCTCTACGGAACCGGGTACGCTTCCGCGACCGACGCGATCGCAGCGCAGCAGCTCGCCCTCGCCCCCGGTTCGCCACTGGAGGAGTGGATGGAATGGGTCCTCGATCCGGCATACCCGCTCGTGCTCTGCGTTCTCGAGGGCGTCCGGACGACCGTGGAGAACCGGGTCGAGGCGGCGCTGGCCGCCCGGCTGGCCGGGACACTCCGGGAGAGGCTCCTCGACCCCGGCTCGGGAGAACGTTACCCGGCGACGGAGGACGGAGATTACCGCTTCTGGCGGCACGGGCTCTTCATCGTCAGTCCGCACCACGCACAGATAGGCGCCATCAAGAACAGTCTCGCCGGGGTGCGGGACTGGAAGTATCCGCCGTTCGTGGACACCGTCGACAAGATGCAGGGGCAGGAGGCGGAGAGCGCGATCATCAGTTACGGCGTGAGCGACGTCGAGACCGCCCTTCGCGAGGCCGAGTTCATCTACAGCAGGAACCGCCTGAACGTATCGCTGACCCGGAGCCGGGCGAAGTGCGTGGTCTTCCTGCCCCGGCCGCTCCTTGAGCCGCCGCTTGATCTGGTGCAGAACGAGAAGGCGGCGGAGGGGCTCCGGCAGATGCTCGACCTCCAGGAGTTCTGCCGGGCGCACGGCGATACGCGGACATTCGACCTCGACGGCGAGGAGGGCGTCCGGCTCACGGTGATGCGGGCGCGGGTGGAGTGA
- a CDS encoding HhH-GPD family protein: MIGSLDPEQNERERRLLDAVREQGATPETIDLFRDLILSYFRAHGRDLPWRHTTDPYRILVSEIMLQQTQVERVVVRYREFLDRFPDFASLARAPRSEVLLAWQGMGYNRRAIALQETARRVVEEYSGDLPADVETLATFPGIGNATASAICAYAFNLPVVYVETNIRRIFIHFFFQDREGVRDDEILPLVERTLYRENPREWYSSLMDYGTVLKKRTANPNRRSASYSRQSRFEGSDRQIRGRILALVLEEGTVTEKEVILRLCEEPGRVKKILGDLAREGFVAESKGAYTCR, from the coding sequence GTGATCGGCAGCCTGGACCCCGAACAGAACGAGCGCGAACGCCGGCTCCTCGACGCCGTCCGGGAGCAGGGGGCGACACCGGAGACCATCGACCTCTTCCGCGACCTCATCCTCTCCTACTTCCGGGCCCACGGCCGCGACCTCCCCTGGCGGCACACCACCGATCCCTACCGGATCCTGGTCTCCGAGATCATGCTCCAGCAGACGCAGGTCGAGCGGGTCGTCGTGAGATACCGTGAGTTCCTCGACCGGTTCCCCGACTTCGCGAGCCTCGCCCGTGCGCCGAGAAGCGAGGTGCTCCTCGCCTGGCAGGGGATGGGCTACAACCGCCGGGCAATCGCGCTCCAGGAGACCGCACGGCGCGTCGTGGAGGAATACAGCGGCGACCTTCCCGCCGACGTCGAGACGCTCGCGACCTTCCCCGGGATCGGGAACGCGACCGCGTCGGCGATCTGCGCGTACGCATTCAACTTGCCGGTCGTTTATGTCGAGACGAACATCCGGCGGATCTTCATCCACTTCTTCTTCCAGGACCGGGAGGGCGTCCGGGACGACGAGATCCTCCCGCTCGTGGAGAGGACGCTTTACCGTGAGAACCCGCGGGAGTGGTACAGCTCATTGATGGATTACGGCACGGTCTTGAAGAAACGGACGGCGAACCCGAACCGGCGGAGCGCCTCCTACTCCCGGCAGAGCCGGTTCGAGGGGTCCGACAGGCAGATCAGGGGACGGATCCTCGCGCTCGTCCTCGAGGAGGGGACGGTCACGGAGAAGGAGGTGATCCTTCGGCTCTGCGAAGAGCCCGGACGGGTGAAGAAGATCCTCGGCGACCTCGCGCGAGAGGGGTTCGTCGCCGAGAGCAAGGGTGCGTACACCTGTAGGTAA
- the uvsE gene encoding UV DNA damage repair endonuclease UvsE, producing the protein MKIGYPCINRSIGCSSGRTFRLSSYSDERLEETVRENLRCLCEILRFNRRECILFFRIGSGLVPFASHPVCTAPWEETFAETFRGIGRFVREHGIRISMHPDQFVVINAKDPGIVEKSVAELRYHAALLDAMRLDRTAKVQIHVGGVYGDKKASMERFASVYSRLDESVLRRLVVENDDSRYTLADCLRVHEETGIPVLFDVFHHQLNPSGTGVAEAVELSGATWQPHDGIPMIDYSTPMPGGRKGRHAETLDIADFERFLAGTVPTDMDIMLEIKDKEKSALAAVGMARRDGRFLPARER; encoded by the coding sequence ATGAAGATCGGCTACCCGTGCATCAACCGGAGCATCGGCTGCTCCTCGGGCCGCACGTTCAGGCTCTCCTCCTACTCCGACGAACGGCTGGAGGAGACCGTCCGGGAGAACCTCCGCTGTCTTTGTGAGATCCTCCGCTTCAACCGGAGAGAATGCATCCTCTTCTTCCGGATCGGATCCGGCCTCGTGCCGTTCGCGTCGCATCCGGTCTGCACCGCCCCGTGGGAGGAGACCTTCGCGGAGACGTTTCGCGGGATCGGCCGGTTCGTCCGCGAGCACGGGATACGAATCTCCATGCACCCCGACCAGTTCGTCGTCATCAACGCGAAAGACCCCGGTATCGTTGAGAAGAGCGTCGCGGAACTCCGCTACCACGCCGCCCTTCTCGATGCCATGCGCCTTGATAGAACCGCGAAAGTCCAGATCCACGTCGGCGGGGTCTACGGCGATAAGAAGGCGAGCATGGAACGGTTTGCGAGCGTATACTCCCGCCTCGACGAGAGCGTCCTCCGCCGGCTGGTCGTCGAGAACGACGACTCGCGCTACACCCTGGCCGACTGCCTCCGCGTCCACGAGGAGACCGGCATCCCGGTGCTCTTCGATGTCTTCCACCACCAACTCAACCCCTCGGGCACCGGGGTGGCCGAAGCGGTCGAACTCTCCGGCGCGACCTGGCAGCCTCACGACGGCATTCCGATGATCGATTACAGCACCCCGATGCCCGGCGGCCGGAAGGGCCGGCACGCGGAAACCCTTGATATCGCCGACTTCGAGCGGTTCCTCGCCGGGACCGTGCCGACGGACATGGATATCATGCTCGAGATCAAGGATAAAGAGAAGAGCGCTCTTGCCGCCGTCGGGATGGCCCGCCGGGACGGGCGGTTCCTCCCGGCACGAGAGCGGTAA
- a CDS encoding fasciclin domain-containing protein codes for MKNIIDTLEDSESLSVFLDLVRIAGMEPMLRERGPYTVFVPTDEAFSRVPRDRMDEIRQDADKLLLIVSYHVVPGQLTSEDLRSIGAVRSSLGTDLVLRSSDRGITVNSVPIVETDAFCTNGICHAISAALVPPTLEIVTP; via the coding sequence ATGAAGAACATCATCGATACCCTGGAGGACTCCGAGAGCCTCAGCGTGTTTCTCGATCTGGTCCGGATTGCCGGCATGGAACCGATGCTCCGCGAGAGGGGGCCGTACACGGTCTTCGTCCCGACGGACGAGGCGTTTTCGAGGGTTCCCAGGGATCGGATGGACGAGATCCGCCAGGATGCGGACAAACTCCTCCTGATCGTGAGTTACCACGTCGTGCCGGGGCAGTTGACCTCGGAGGATCTCCGGAGTATCGGCGCCGTCAGGTCGAGCCTCGGGACGGATCTCGTCCTACGGTCGTCTGACCGGGGTATCACCGTCAACAGCGTCCCCATCGTCGAGACAGATGCGTTCTGCACGAACGGCATCTGCCACGCCATCAGCGCGGCGCTCGTCCCGCCGACGCTGGAGATCGTCACTCCCTGA
- a CDS encoding fasciclin domain-containing protein, with protein sequence MKSILATLRESGSFDVFLDLVRTAGMEERLSTEGPYTLFVPDDDAFHEISRPELEAIRRNADRLGDTLNYHIVPGVHSMIDLLGIRTLRSLQGGDLAVEVAPEGVLVNDVAVVEADAWCTNGICHAVSALLLPPVARAVAVHG encoded by the coding sequence ATGAAGAGTATCCTTGCGACTCTGCGTGAATCGGGATCGTTTGACGTTTTTCTTGACCTCGTACGGACGGCCGGCATGGAGGAGCGGTTGAGCACCGAAGGTCCCTATACGCTCTTCGTCCCGGACGACGATGCGTTCCATGAGATCTCCCGGCCCGAACTCGAGGCTATTCGCCGGAACGCCGACCGGCTCGGCGATACCCTGAACTACCATATCGTCCCCGGCGTACATTCCATGATTGATCTGCTCGGCATACGGACGCTCCGGTCGCTCCAGGGAGGTGACCTGGCCGTGGAGGTTGCGCCGGAGGGGGTGCTGGTCAACGACGTGGCGGTCGTGGAGGCCGATGCGTGGTGCACCAACGGGATCTGCCATGCGGTCTCCGCACTGCTCCTGCCGCCCGTTGCAAGAGCCGTTGCCGTACACGGGTAG
- a CDS encoding fasciclin domain-containing protein: MKSIFETAREDGRLSTSVAMLQAGGMAETLLERGEYTALFPTNEAYSVFSREVLDAVAADLDRLTEMIRYHVIQGKLTTHELSRMEAIRTLQGDHLDITGTPGAIRLNDAAVIQPDIECTNGIYHVIDRVLLPRAVEARVKR; encoded by the coding sequence ATGAAGAGTATCTTTGAGACGGCCCGGGAAGATGGCCGGTTGAGCACCTCCGTTGCGATGCTGCAGGCCGGAGGGATGGCGGAGACGCTCCTGGAAAGGGGGGAGTATACGGCATTGTTTCCGACGAACGAGGCGTACTCCGTGTTTTCCCGGGAGGTGCTGGACGCCGTCGCGGCCGACCTGGATCGGCTCACGGAGATGATCAGGTATCACGTGATCCAGGGCAAACTCACCACGCACGAGCTCTCGCGGATGGAGGCGATCAGGACGCTACAGGGGGATCACCTGGATATCACGGGCACTCCCGGCGCGATACGGCTGAACGATGCCGCCGTTATCCAGCCCGACATCGAGTGCACGAACGGTATCTACCATGTCATCGACAGGGTGCTCCTGCCGCGGGCGGTCGAGGCGCGGGTGAAGCGGTAG
- a CDS encoding fasciclin domain-containing protein, whose product MAKIFDTLQNDGRFGRLVEIIQTLGEEKMLQGEGPMTFFAPVDSAWDAIPEPNRAMILNDKQMLSHLIDFFTIGNHKCTLESLLSKNVVQTVEGNTLMVRSTERGTQVDEAVVLEGDIEAENGIIHALDSVPFTTLSQAYEAYMAVSE is encoded by the coding sequence ATGGCGAAGATCTTTGATACGTTGCAGAACGACGGCAGGTTCGGCCGGCTCGTCGAGATCATCCAGACCCTCGGCGAAGAGAAGATGCTGCAGGGCGAGGGGCCGATGACGTTTTTTGCTCCGGTCGACTCGGCATGGGATGCGATCCCCGAGCCGAACCGGGCGATGATCTTGAACGACAAGCAGATGCTCTCGCACCTGATTGACTTCTTCACGATCGGCAATCATAAATGCACGCTTGAATCGCTCCTCTCAAAGAACGTCGTGCAGACCGTCGAAGGGAATACTCTCATGGTCAGGAGTACCGAGCGGGGCACGCAGGTGGACGAGGCCGTCGTGCTCGAGGGCGACATCGAGGCGGAGAACGGCATCATCCATGCCCTCGACAGCGTTCCTTTCACGACGCTCTCGCAGGCTTACGAGGCCTACATGGCCGTGAGCGAGTGA
- a CDS encoding DUF447 domain-containing protein, whose protein sequence is MGLLTEGINEVIATTDHNAAPMGIINRNGSLHMVLFRGSHTARNIARDRRVVANFVFDPVIYVKTAFGDLPFDAFVSEDIDGTAVFRLRDAEAWAAFAADVERSGDESIVVRLSPLKEEVLGLRLHPVNRGFASIVEATVHATRYVRNRDPWLGRLIEHHSGLARKCGGAREREALELLEGYIADLTRE, encoded by the coding sequence GTGGGACTGCTGACCGAGGGGATCAACGAGGTGATCGCGACAACCGACCACAACGCCGCTCCCATGGGGATCATCAACCGGAACGGCTCCCTGCACATGGTTCTCTTCCGGGGCAGCCACACCGCCCGGAATATCGCCCGGGATCGCCGGGTGGTGGCGAACTTCGTCTTCGATCCCGTGATCTACGTCAAAACCGCGTTCGGCGACCTTCCATTCGACGCATTCGTCTCCGAAGATATCGACGGGACGGCCGTCTTCCGACTTCGCGACGCGGAGGCCTGGGCCGCGTTTGCCGCCGATGTGGAGCGGTCGGGCGACGAGTCGATCGTCGTGCGGCTCAGCCCCTTGAAAGAGGAGGTGCTCGGTCTCCGTCTCCACCCGGTGAACCGGGGGTTTGCGAGCATCGTGGAGGCTACCGTCCATGCCACCCGCTACGTCAGGAACCGCGACCCGTGGCTTGGGCGGCTGATCGAGCACCACAGCGGCCTCGCCCGGAAGTGCGGCGGCGCCCGGGAACGGGAGGCGCTCGAACTCCTCGAGGGGTATATCGCCGACCTGACCCGCGAGTGA
- a CDS encoding triphosphoribosyl-dephospho-CoA synthase — MKKNLPMNRAEHAQMAMMLEVCAYPKPGNVDRCHDYPDTRLEHFLASAILARPVFDAAEKTGGRVGTLIREAVQCTNGHSGGNTHFGAFLLLIPLVLGGDIDGARAVVAATDVEDAVEFYAAFGLTSVRMAESDDLDVNDPASVAAIRERGMTLADVMAYSAPRDMVAREWTNGFALTRRCADLLHAHGCGRESVVAAFLDLLATEPDTFIAKKHGEAVAERTMRSAAEVLDGKRDLAAFDAECVLAGINPGSIADITIAGIYVALGEGWQWDC; from the coding sequence ATGAAGAAGAATCTGCCGATGAATCGAGCTGAACATGCGCAGATGGCGATGATGCTCGAGGTCTGCGCCTACCCGAAGCCCGGGAATGTGGATAGGTGCCACGACTATCCGGATACCCGTCTCGAGCATTTCCTCGCTTCGGCCATTCTTGCCCGTCCTGTCTTCGATGCGGCCGAGAAGACAGGCGGCCGTGTCGGGACCCTCATCCGGGAGGCGGTTCAGTGCACGAACGGCCATTCCGGGGGGAACACCCACTTCGGGGCGTTTCTCCTCCTCATCCCCCTCGTCCTCGGCGGAGATATCGACGGGGCGCGGGCAGTTGTCGCCGCGACCGACGTCGAGGACGCGGTCGAGTTCTACGCGGCGTTCGGCCTCACGAGCGTCCGGATGGCGGAGAGCGACGACCTGGACGTGAACGACCCGGCCTCGGTCGCCGCCATCCGGGAGCGCGGCATGACGCTTGCCGACGTCATGGCCTACTCGGCGCCCCGGGACATGGTCGCACGGGAGTGGACGAACGGATTTGCCCTGACCCGCCGGTGCGCCGACCTGCTTCATGCGCACGGGTGCGGCAGGGAGTCGGTCGTCGCGGCGTTCCTCGACCTCCTCGCCACAGAGCCGGACACCTTCATCGCGAAGAAGCACGGGGAGGCCGTGGCGGAGAGGACGATGCGGTCTGCGGCCGAGGTGCTCGACGGGAAGCGCGACCTTGCCGCCTTCGATGCAGAATGCGTCCTGGCCGGGATCAACCCGGGCTCGATCGCCGACATCACCATCGCCGGGATATACGTGGCGCTCGGGGAGGGATGGCAGTGGGACTGCTGA
- a CDS encoding methanogenesis marker 9 domain-containing protein encodes MMEAYDRFELLINDRIVKTPVAIASMAGIVDAAYVLERADHVGAAFIGGYSIDAPTIEASRRMAEEGRKEFLYDDPLEALGREIDALKESDVVMGINLRGSTPASYAEVARAFEDAVVYEIDAHCRQPAMLEAGCGEHLLRNPAKLAEIIRALKAEDVTVSVKIRAGVAADDAVLARTVWKAGADILHVDLMDFGHNKVRQIRNASPLTLIANNSITTFDKAMDAFSHGADLVSLARQSDTWTLAGLDAAITRSAEEGGWYNAPKQLCRGGDIRALTFCCMPVKACPLLPALDKVGLSRDDYLKFKQEAVKGTPLEDGKSTCFGSLAWCCKISSPCMFRNMTLEKKGLSAREYMRCKHHLSEKIMHRIFDEEESADESS; translated from the coding sequence ATGATGGAAGCATATGATCGTTTTGAACTCCTCATAAACGATCGGATCGTGAAAACACCGGTGGCAATAGCATCCATGGCCGGGATCGTGGATGCGGCATACGTTCTCGAGCGGGCCGACCATGTCGGGGCGGCTTTCATCGGGGGCTACTCGATCGACGCCCCCACCATCGAGGCAAGCCGGCGGATGGCAGAGGAGGGTCGCAAAGAGTTTTTGTACGACGACCCGCTCGAAGCGCTGGGCCGCGAGATCGACGCCCTGAAAGAGAGTGACGTCGTCATGGGCATCAACCTTCGCGGGAGCACCCCTGCCTCCTACGCCGAGGTCGCCCGGGCGTTCGAGGACGCCGTGGTCTACGAGATCGACGCCCACTGCAGGCAGCCGGCGATGCTCGAGGCCGGGTGCGGCGAGCATCTCCTCCGAAACCCGGCAAAACTCGCCGAGATCATCCGGGCTTTGAAAGCCGAGGACGTGACCGTCTCGGTGAAGATCCGTGCCGGTGTCGCTGCCGACGACGCAGTTCTCGCCCGCACCGTCTGGAAGGCGGGGGCGGATATCCTCCACGTCGACCTGATGGACTTCGGGCATAACAAGGTCCGCCAGATCCGTAACGCCTCCCCTTTGACGCTGATCGCGAACAACTCCATCACCACCTTCGATAAAGCGATGGACGCTTTCTCCCACGGGGCGGACCTCGTCTCGCTTGCCCGGCAGTCCGATACCTGGACGCTCGCCGGCCTCGATGCCGCCATCACCCGGTCGGCAGAGGAGGGCGGCTGGTACAACGCCCCGAAACAGCTCTGCCGCGGCGGGGACATCAGGGCGCTCACCTTCTGCTGCATGCCGGTGAAGGCCTGCCCGCTCCTCCCGGCCCTCGATAAGGTCGGGCTCTCCCGCGACGACTACCTGAAGTTCAAGCAGGAGGCGGTGAAGGGAACCCCGCTCGAAGACGGGAAGAGCACCTGTTTCGGGAGCCTTGCCTGGTGCTGCAAGATCAGTTCTCCCTGTATGTTCCGCAACATGACGCTCGAGAAGAAAGGTCTCTCCGCGCGGGAGTACATGCGGTGCAAGCACCACCTCTCCGAGAAGATCATGCACAGGATATTCGATGAAGAAGAATCTGCCGATGAATCGAGCTGA